Proteins co-encoded in one Nyctibius grandis isolate bNycGra1 chromosome 14, bNycGra1.pri, whole genome shotgun sequence genomic window:
- the YPEL1 gene encoding protein yippee-like 1, whose translation MVKMTKSKTFQAYLPNCHRTYSCIHCRAHLANHDELISKSFQGSQGRAYLFNSVVNVGCGPAEERVLLTGLHAVADIYCENCKTTLGWKYEHAFESSQKYKEGKFIIELAHMIKDNGWE comes from the exons ATggtaaaaatgacaaaatcaaAAACGTTCCAGGCTTACCTGCCAAACTGTCATCGAACCTACAGCTGTATCCACTGCAGAGCCCATCTAGCCAATCATGATGAATTGATCTCCAAG tccTTCCAGGGAAGCCAGGGACGAGCCTACCTCTTTAATTCTGT gGTAAATGTGGGCTGTGGTCCAGCAGAGGAGAGAGTTCTTCTGACAGGTTTACATGCTGTAGCAGATATCTATTGTGAAAACTGTAAAACCACTCTTGGATGGAAATAT gaacATGCTTTTGAGAGCAGTCAGAAatacaaagaaggaaaatttatCATTGAACTTGCCCACATGATAAAAGACAATGGCTGGGAGTGA